The Nicotiana tabacum cultivar K326 unplaced genomic scaffold, ASM71507v2 Un00105, whole genome shotgun sequence genome contains the following window.
GCTGTTTGGAGAGCTTCCCAGATCTCCTTAGCAGATTGGCATGCTGAAATCCTGTTGTATTCATCAGGACCAATACCACagacaagaattttctttgctcgAAAGTTCTTCTCTATGGCCTTACGATCAAGATCATTGAATTCTTTTATTGTTTTGGGAACTGTTACTGCTGGGTCACCACTAGTTTTTGTAGGGACGAAGGGTCCATCGCAGATGACATCCCAGAGCGCTGAGTCTTCAACCATGATGAAGTCGTGCatccttgtcttccaccatccatagtaTTGGCCACTGAATCTTGGTGGCCTGTAGATAGATTGACCTTCTTTAAAGTTTGGTGAAGTAGCCATTGAGGTCCTTTTTAGGTGTTAGCCtaatagaaagaacctgctctgataccaattgatagaatttaagggtccgtcaaactatatagagaaccaggttctctattagttcctATAGAACACACGCACACTATAGTAGGTAACACTGCAAGAAAATAGATCTTTAGCGAAGGAAATTATGGTCGTTAAAAGTACCAATCCGGTCGCTATTAACCAATAACGTCCGTAAAAGATTTGGTCATCACCGGTCGTTGATGTCCCCGACGTTAAAAGTTTGCGACCGGATTTCAATACGGACGTTGAAGAGTCTTTAGCGGCGATATAAAATCCGGTCGTTATGCCTCATTTTAACGACCAAATTTTCCTTCGTTAAGTATTAATCTGGTATATAAAACCCTTTTATTACTATAACAAATCCCTTCGTTAAAAATGATGTTAGCAATGAAGTTTTTCATGGACTAATTGTCACAATCTTGCATGAACAACCGAAATTACAACCAATTCATTAAATTTTAAATACATCCAAAATATATAAAACAATTAATAATCATAAAAGTTTATGGTCAATTACAAATACAGAAGCATAACATTACCAAAAAATATACCCATCCAAAGCATAACAATCTTCCAATAAATGCCTAATAAAGAGATAGAATTGTGGCATGTACAAATGAGAACATTTCTAAACAAATACTAACACAACAGTAGGTCTCTCTAATTCTTCAACTTGTTCTTTTAACATTTCAATTGCTTATACTTGCTCAGCACTTACTCTTATGACAAGATCTTCAGACATAATTCATGATCTGTAAAaagaataatataaaaaaattaataaaaggaCTTCAAATTCTTGAAAAGCATATAGACACCCACATGTA
Protein-coding sequences here:
- the LOC142178967 gene encoding uncharacterized protein LOC142178967; this translates as MATSPNFKEGQSIYRPPRFSGQYYGWWKTRMHDFIMVEDSALWDVICDGPFVPTKTSGDPAVTVPKTIKEFNDLDRKAIEKNFRAKKILVCGIGPDEYNRISACQSAKEIWEALQTAHEGTTQVKQSKIDMLNTEYELFRMKDDESIQDMHTRFTSIINELHSLGEIIPWNKLVRKILSVLPSSWESKVNAIT